A single genomic interval of Osmia lignaria lignaria isolate PbOS001 chromosome 9, iyOsmLign1, whole genome shotgun sequence harbors:
- the LOC117602008 gene encoding sesquipedalian-1 isoform X1: MKINEKNMVAFATSATPVDREGWLNKRGELNRGYQRRWFVLKGNILFYFDRRGDKEPVGMIVLEGCTIELAEDEEQFGFQIVFHGPNNRNYALAAESQVKESMEQWMKALACASYDYMKLMVAELQRQLDAAEEETTMVTAPSQSPKAPPRQRHNPFNRSEMHHRSQSVRSAPGRTENIPRTKITFRELHTMYGRRILADLNEWRHTRKAAEAPLISF, from the exons ATGAAAATAAACGAGAAAAACATGGTAGCTTTCGCGACTTCGGCAACACCAGTAGATCGTGAAGGTTGGTTAAACAAACGTGGTGAATTAAATCGTGGCTATCAAAGAAGATGGTTTGTTCTTAaaggaaatatattattttatttcgatcGACGCGGTGACAAGGAGCCTGTAGGTATGATAGTCCTCGAAGGTTGTACTATCGAACTAGCAGAAGACGAAGAGCAATTTGGTTTTCAAATTGTATTTCATGGACCAAATAACAGAAATTATGCCCTTGCAGCAGAATCTCAGGTaaag GAATCTATGGAACAGTGGATGAAAGCTTTGGCATGTGCAAGTTACGATTACATGAAATTAATGGTAGCAGAATTGCAAAGACAATTGGATGCTGCAGAGGAGGAGACAACAATGGTTACCGCTCCCTCTCAGTCCCCTAAAGCACCACCAAGACAACGGCATAATCCTTTTAACAGATCAGAAATGCATCATCGTTCGCAAAGCGTCAGATCTGCACCTGGTAGAACAGAAAATATTCCAAGGACGAAGATAACGTTTCGCGAATTGCATACTATGTACGGTAGAAGAATTTTAGCCGATTTAAACGAATGGAGACATACGAGAAAAGCTGCAGAGGCTCCGTTGATTAGTTTTTAA
- the LOC117601906 gene encoding corepressor interacting with RBPJ 1, with protein sequence MGKGFNNYMCKKFFHPASRDNLKRVWMAEQQAEAYKKKQEELRVQYEKEQDLHNNKALLSKESKDKLSVNFMYEPPPGAKKEREKEDNEPEYKFEWQRKYNAPRESYCKGDSEIRDQPFGIQVRNVRCIKCHKWGHINTDKECPLYSQAMSVVMANNSQTPSAPDALTLVQQMREDGLALKKSALSAQQHLRVPEHEHLMVSDDEEQSEITFLKTLSKTEKKKLLKKLQQLEKKNKKVEKQKLKKHKVTHKSRNYNDKDSNSSYSTGINSNSKKRNRSSSSSSSSSSSSSSSSSNSSSSTSTSSSSSVSSSSSSSSTSTSGTSTSFDTDKHSVNNIDNKTCNGYTSNKSKKRRNLEKKKKKKKEKADSVSNGNVKYRRKKEKNKAKSRKGENEFKYERKNKRKKSHQRDAKKRRTRDSFTDKKRKISEFNEDKNKDHESKKKIRRF encoded by the exons ATGGGAAAagggtttaataattacatgtGCAAAAAGTTTTTTCATCCAGCATCTCGAGATAACTTAAAACGA GTATGGATGGCTGAACAGCAGGCTGAAGCATATaagaaaaaacaagaagaaTTGCGCGTTCAGTATGAAAAAGAACAAGATCTTCATAATAACAA AGCTTTATTAAGTAAAGAAAGTAAAGATAAGCTAAGCGTAAACTTCATGTATGAACCACCACCTGGagcaaaaaaggaaagagaaaaagaagataacGAACCAGAATATAAGTTTGAGTGGCAACGCAAATATAATGCACCACGAGAAAGTTACTGTAAAGGAGACAGTGAAATAAGAGATCAACCGTTTGGTATTCAAGTGCGTAACGTACGTTGTATTAAATGTCACAAGTGGGGACATATAAATACAG ATAAAGAATGCCCGTTGTATAGTCAAGCGATGAGCGTAGTAATGGCAAATAATTCGCAAACCCCGTCAGCTCCAGATGCATTAACGTTGGTTCAACAAATGAGGGAAGATGGTTTAGCGCTTAAAAA ATCCGCTCTAAGTGCTCAACAACATTTACGAGTCCCTGAGCATGAACATCTTATGGTTTCGGACGATGAGGAACAATCGGAAATCACGTTTTTAAAAACTCTTTCTaagacagaaaagaaaaaattgctaaa GAAATTGCAacaacttgaaaaaaaaaacaaaaaagtagaaaaacagaaattaaagaaacacaAAGTTACGCATAAATCTAGAAACTACAATGATAAAGATAGCAATAGCAGTTATAGCACTGGTATCAATAGCAATAGCAAGAAAAGGAACAGAAGTAGTAGCAGTAGCAGTAGCAGTAGCAGTAGCAGTAGCAGTAGCAGTAGCAATAGCAGCAGCAGTACTAGCACCAGTAGCAGCAGCAGTGTCAGTAgcagtagcagcagcagcagcactaGCACTAGTGGTACCAGTACCAGTTTTGATACAGATAAACATAGTgtaaataatattgataataaaactTGTAACGGTTATACATCAAATAAGtcgaaaaaaaggagaaacctagagaagaagaagaagaagaagaaagaaaaagcagaTTCCGTTTCAAATGGTAACGTTAAATATcgtcgaaagaaagaaaaaaataaagcaaAGAGTCGGAAgggagaaaatgaatttaaatatgaaagaaaaaataaacgcAAAAAGTCGCATCAAAGAGATGCAAAGAAAAGGAGAACTAGAGATTCTTTCactgataaaaaaagaaaaatctcagAATTTAACgaggataaaaataaagatcatgaatctaaaaagaaaataagacgaTTTTAA
- the LOC117602008 gene encoding sesquipedalian-1 isoform X2 translates to MKINEKNMVAFATSATPVDREGWLNKRGELNRGYQRRWFVLKGNILFYFDRRGDKEPVGMIVLEGCTIELAEDEEQFGFQIVFHGPNNRNYALAAESQESMEQWMKALACASYDYMKLMVAELQRQLDAAEEETTMVTAPSQSPKAPPRQRHNPFNRSEMHHRSQSVRSAPGRTENIPRTKITFRELHTMYGRRILADLNEWRHTRKAAEAPLISF, encoded by the exons ATGAAAATAAACGAGAAAAACATGGTAGCTTTCGCGACTTCGGCAACACCAGTAGATCGTGAAGGTTGGTTAAACAAACGTGGTGAATTAAATCGTGGCTATCAAAGAAGATGGTTTGTTCTTAaaggaaatatattattttatttcgatcGACGCGGTGACAAGGAGCCTGTAGGTATGATAGTCCTCGAAGGTTGTACTATCGAACTAGCAGAAGACGAAGAGCAATTTGGTTTTCAAATTGTATTTCATGGACCAAATAACAGAAATTATGCCCTTGCAGCAGAATCTCAG GAATCTATGGAACAGTGGATGAAAGCTTTGGCATGTGCAAGTTACGATTACATGAAATTAATGGTAGCAGAATTGCAAAGACAATTGGATGCTGCAGAGGAGGAGACAACAATGGTTACCGCTCCCTCTCAGTCCCCTAAAGCACCACCAAGACAACGGCATAATCCTTTTAACAGATCAGAAATGCATCATCGTTCGCAAAGCGTCAGATCTGCACCTGGTAGAACAGAAAATATTCCAAGGACGAAGATAACGTTTCGCGAATTGCATACTATGTACGGTAGAAGAATTTTAGCCGATTTAAACGAATGGAGACATACGAGAAAAGCTGCAGAGGCTCCGTTGATTAGTTTTTAA